The sequence CGGCGATAAAAACACTGCGCTGGCCGGTGCCAAACTAATGTGGCTGCATGGCGGCTCACGGGCCACGGCTTGCGATCCTTTGTTTGATGCCTGGCACACCGCCGGTGGTCGCAACGATGACGATATTTGGCAGCGCATGCTGCTGGCTTATGAAAAAAATGATCACGGTTTAGTGACCTATCTGGGCCGTCAGCTTAGCCCTGCGGCCCAGCCGGCCAGCGAGCTGTTGCAGTCGTTAGACAAAAATCCCAATCAGTTACTTAAAGGTGACTTAGTGCGCGTCTCGGGCGAGGCGCAGAAGACGGCGCTCAGTTTGGCCTTGGCGAAATTAGCCGATACCGAATATACCCAAGTGATGAGCTTGTACCCTAAATATCAGCGCCAAGCGGGCTTAACTAACGCGCAAGTAGCACGTATTGAGCAAAAGTTAGCGCAACGGTTAATGTATAACCGTACTCATGACTATCGCAGCTGGCTGGACAGTCGTTTGCCTGCCATGGGCACAGAGGACTTATTTGAACTGCGTGCGCGCTTAGCCATTTGGGAACAAGATTGGCAACATCTGCCCGGCTGGATCGCGCGTTTGTCCGCCGAAACCCAACAAGACAGCCGTTGGCAGTATTGGCGTGGCCGTGCCCTTAAAGCACAAAATCGCCATGGTGACGGTGACAAAGCCTGGAAATTAGCGGCCAGTAATCGGGATTATTACGGATTTTTAGCGGCCCAACAGAGCAAAGTACCCTATGCCTTAATGAAGAAGTCTTTACCCTCTGCACCGACTTTGAGCCAAGCCCGCGCCCGCTGGCCTGCTTTTTCCAGAACCGAAGAGTGGCTGGCGCTCGGCAATAAAACCGCTGCCCGTAGCGAGTGGTATCATATGCTGGGTAAAGTGAGCGAGGCAGATGGTTTGGCGCTGGGCAGCCTAGCGCTGCAGCTGGGCTGGTTTGATAAGTCTATTCAGGCCAGTATTCAACTGCGGGCTTGGGATCACTTAGACTTACGTTTTCCTATTGTGTACCGACCGGATTTTCAACGCCAAGCACAGTTGTTAGGCGTGAATGAAGCCACCTTATTTGCCATTACTCGCCAAGAAAGCGCCTTTTATGAACAAGCGCGCTCCCCGGTGGGTGCTGGCGGCTTAATGCAATTAATGCCCGGCACTGCTAAAG comes from Oceanisphaera profunda and encodes:
- a CDS encoding transglycosylase SLT domain-containing protein, which encodes MKVWLGVSLLLLGMSVSVQASSLREQYRQAEQALNKNDVASFKQLRQGLDAYPLTPYLDFQLLADRITNLSTPQVVEFMHRYPDSLVADRLEGRYLHRLAREQRWREFLTLYPQLPSSEVLQCAHYRAKWATGDKNTALAGAKLMWLHGGSRATACDPLFDAWHTAGGRNDDDIWQRMLLAYEKNDHGLVTYLGRQLSPAAQPASELLQSLDKNPNQLLKGDLVRVSGEAQKTALSLALAKLADTEYTQVMSLYPKYQRQAGLTNAQVARIEQKLAQRLMYNRTHDYRSWLDSRLPAMGTEDLFELRARLAIWEQDWQHLPGWIARLSAETQQDSRWQYWRGRALKAQNRHGDGDKAWKLAASNRDYYGFLAAQQSKVPYALMKKSLPSAPTLSQARARWPAFSRTEEWLALGNKTAARSEWYHMLGKVSEADGLALGSLALQLGWFDKSIQASIQLRAWDHLDLRFPIVYRPDFQRQAQLLGVNEATLFAITRQESAFYEQARSPVGAGGLMQLMPGTAKETAKKFNISGFRQASDVYRADVNIQLGSSYFKQMLDRYSNNRVAAIAAYNAGPGRIDSWLRNSGSRPLDVWVENIPYRETRGYVQSVLYYSVIYQDMLGQPKTFITPNELNYVY